In one Silene latifolia isolate original U9 population chromosome 10, ASM4854445v1, whole genome shotgun sequence genomic region, the following are encoded:
- the LOC141608613 gene encoding F-box/kelch-repeat protein At3g23880-like, giving the protein MGDKDPHNSKKKYMIPQQSYLHDDLIIEEILTRLPVKSVLRFKSVSKQWYSTLSSSDFANAHLIKSPFSHPSAPVNTLFIMDFTSFYVFSYDDDQISGNFKDNLVKLNPGFSVEKDTLELTGSCNGLVCLTSASAQYFILWNPATRNLKKYGPHGYSKHFDKPNYVYVASGFGYASSIDDYKYVGILIAYQKNKITDCIVCIFSLRENTWRKIDFGNDHISVFGQALLVNEKLYWYAYSEEAGDLLLSFDLAVERFDVIYNMDLDRSDMLGVMSGCLSIIYCESDFSDVMHILEPPAIVKSIDLPEELNLDEDSEMIGFTKTGKFFVTGPLGYKAKGFNRTLGIVDTSTRPMKYTMLLRFNKLIEISRYVPSLLSPFPIEPSEGYIH; this is encoded by the coding sequence ATGGGAGACAAAGACCCGCATAATTCCAAGAAGAAGTATATGATTCCGCAACAAAGCTACCTCCATGATGATCTGATAATTGAAGAAATACTTACAAGATTGCCCGTCAAATCCGTTCTTCGATTTAAGTCGGTATCAAAACAATGGTATTCTACTCTTTCTTCTTCTGATTTCGCCAATGCCCACCTTATCAAATCCCCCTTTTCTCACCCTTCGGCTCCTGTTAACACCTTATTTATTATGGATTTTACGAGTTTTTACGTTTTTTCTTACGACGATGATCAAATTTCTGGTAATTTTAAAGATAATTTGGTTAAACTCAACCCTGGGTTTTCGGTCGAGAAAGACACTCTCGAACTTACTGGATCCTGCAATGGGTTGGTTTGTTTAACCTCTGCTTCTGCTCAATACTTCATTTTATGGAACCCAGCTACTCGAAACCTGAAAAAGTATGGGCCACATGGGTATAGTAAGCATTTTGATAAACCCAATTATGTTTACGTAGCTTCTGGATTTGGATATGCATCCTCTATTGATGACTACAAATATGTCGGAATTTTGATAGCatatcaaaaaaataaaataactgATTGTATTGTTTGTATCTTCTCTCTGAGGGAAAATACGTGGAGAAAAATTGATTTTGGTAATGATCATATCTCGGTTTTTGGACAAGCATTGCTTGTTAATGAAAAGTTATATTGGTATGCTTATAGTGAGGAAGCCGGCGATTTGCTTCTTAGCTTTGATTTAGCGGTTGAGAGGTTTGACGTAATTTATAATATGGACCTTGATAGGTCAGACATGTTGGGAGTTATGAGTGGGTGTTTGAGCATTATATACTGTGAATCAGACTTCTCGGATGTAATGCACATATTGGAACCTCCTGCAATAGTGAAATCTATTGATTTACCAGAGGAGTTGAATTTAGACGAGGACTCTGAAATGATCGGGTTTACAAAGACTGGCAAATTTTTTGTAACAGGGCCATTGGGTTACAAGGCAAAGGGTTTCAATAGAACGCTTGGGATAGTTGACACAAGTACGAGACCTATGAAATACACAATGCTTTTGAGGTTCAATAAGTTGATTGAGATATCAAGATATGTTCCAAGCCTACTTTCGCCATTCCCCATCGAGCCTTCAGAGGGATATATACATTAG
- the LOC141608614 gene encoding uncharacterized protein LOC141608614, producing MATPESYADSPFTDDIATVALPKGFSVPTMTLFDGTTDPCDHISQFKQKMMVTTATGASKEAFLQQPQNTQTAKRPVQDRSGDRGINQGLRHQDRPNDDRDSSKRCEWHQDIGHRTGDCYKLRREVKFQVRKGNLDHLLSRGGKQDRREAANQVLPSAPPVCTKIINVITGGSELAGLTYSAAKRKATGSKGGHPETSYRVSQSNLPPVTFDETDMESSAEQHDDALTITLSIGNCTVRKALVDTGSSVNLIMLETLKTMGFDKENLVKKSVPLVGFSGETAHSIGEITIPTYIEGVNKLVRYLIIEGPTTYNVILGRPWLHQMKAIPSTYHQCLKFPTPWGTVTVKGDQEESRNCYTQALKATTKLPS from the exons ATGGCTACACCAGAAAGCTACGCTGATTCCCCGTTTACTGACGATATAGCCACAGTGGCCTTACCAAAAGGATTTAGCGTCCCAACAATGACTCTCTTCGATGGAACCACTGATCCCTGCGATCACATCAGTCaattcaagcagaagatgatggtcACTACGGCCACGGGAGCCTCAAAAGAGGCGt TTCTCCAGCAGCCGCAGAACACCCAAACAGCCAAGCGACCTGTACAGGATCGTTCAGGAGATAGGGGAATCAATCAAGGACTACGTCACCAG GATAGGCCAAACGACGACAGAGACAGCAGTAAGAGGTGTGAATGGCACCAAGACATAGGGCATAGGACCGGAGATTGCTACAAATTACGGAGGGAGGTGAAGTTCCAGGTACGCAAAGGAAACTTggaccacctgttatcacgtgggggcaagcaggacAGAAGGGAAGCAGcaaatcaggtacttccttccgcTCCACCCGTATGCACGAAGATtattaacgtgataacaggcggatcCGAGCTAGCAGGACTGACATATTCCGCCGCAAAGAGGAAAGCCACCGGAAGCAAAGGAGGTCATCCAGAAACCTCGTACAGAGTAAGCCAGAGCAATTTACCCCCAGTAACTTTCGATGAAACCGACATGGAAAGCAGCGCAGAACAGCATGACGATGCCTTGACAATAACATTATCCATTGGCAATTGCACTGTACGGAAAgcattggtagatacaggaagctctgtGAACCTTATCATGCTCGAAACCCTCAAAACCATGGGTTTCGATAAAGAGAACCTGGTGAAGAAATCTGTGCCACTGGTGGGATTTAGCGGAGAGACTGCGCACTCAATAGGTGAGATAACCATCCCAACATATATTGAAGGAGTTAACAAATTAGTAAGATACCTAATCATCGAAGGCCCAACCACCTACAATGTGATATTGGGGAGACCGTGGTTGCATCAGATGAAGGCAATACCTTCAACATATCATCAGTGTCTCAAGTTCCCAACCCCATGGGGCACAGTTACGGTAAAAGGAGACCAAGAGGAATCCAGAAATTGCTATACCCAAGCCCTCAAAGCCACAACCAAGCTCCCCTCATAG
- the LOC141609389 gene encoding uncharacterized protein LOC141609389 — MDGKKIILGAILIFALVVPNLEAGKSECWLDGHSCRTANPADEDFIYGCCPGFTCIPNARRGNFFEGECWSTDLSVPCSKEGEICIEDDSCCGRLKCSNNNEGIDLGKCIKRE, encoded by the exons ATGGACGGCAAGAAAATTATTTTGGGAGCTATTCTGATTTTTGCCTTGG TGGTCCCAAACCTGGAGGCCGGAAAAAGTGAGTGTTGGCTTGATGGCCATAGCTGTCGAACTGCAAATCCTGCTGACGAGGATTTTATTTATGGTTGCTGTCCTGGATTCACATGCATTCCTAATGCTAGACGTGGTAATTTTTTTGAAGGCGAATGTTGGTCAACTG ACCTTTCAGTACCTTGTAGTAAGGAAGGGGAAATATGCATCGAAGATGACAGCTGTTGTGGGCGTCTAAAATGCTCAAACAATAACGAGGGTATTGATTTAGGCAAATGCATAAAGCGAGAGTGA
- the LOC141608612 gene encoding F-box/kelch-repeat protein At2g43270-like, with protein MGDKDPHNSKKKHMIPQQSYLHNDLIIEEIFTKLPVKSVLRFKSVSKQWYSTLSSSDFANAHLIKSPFSHPSAPVNTLFIMDGTSCYVFSYDDDQIFCNFEDNLIELNLGFSVEEDNLELTGSCNGLICLTSPSAEYFILWNPATRNLDKYGPHGYIKCFVNASDVYVASGFGYASSIDDYKHVGILTAYQEDAISDCIVCIFSLRENKWRKIDFGNDHLSIFGQAMLVSEKLYWYAYSEEAGDLLLSFDLGVERFDVIYNMDLDRSDVLGVMSGCLSIIYCDELSDLMDILEPPAIVKSIDLPKGLILDEDSKMTGFTKTGLCPWLIGVQDPSGSASVTSS; from the exons ATGGGAGACAAAGACCCGCATAATTCCAAGAAGAAACATATGATTCCGCAACAAAGCTACCTCCATAATGATTTGATAATTgaagaaatatttacaaaattgCCCGTCAAATCCGTTCTTCGATTTAAGTCGGTATCGAAACAATGGTATTCTACTCTTTCTTCTTCTGATTTCGCCAATGCCCACCTTATCAAATCCCCATTTTCTCACCCTTCTGCTCCTGTTAACACCTTATTTATCATGGATGGTACGAGTTGCTACGTTTTTTCTTACGATGATGATCAgattttttgtaattttgaagATAATTTAATTGAACTCAACCTTGGATTTTCGGTCGAGGAAGACAATCTTGAACTTACTGGATCCTGTAATGGGTTGATTTGTTTAACCTCTCCTTCTGCTGAATACTTCATTTTATGGAACCCGGCTACTCGAAACCTGGACAAGTATGGGCCACATGGGTATATAAAGTGTTTTGTTAATGCTAGTGATGTTTACGTAGCTTCTGGATTTGGATACGCGTCCTCTATTGATGACTACAAACATGTAGGAATTTTGACAGCATATCAAGAAGACGCGATAAGTGATTGTATTGTTTGTATCTTCTCTCTCAGGGAAAATAAGTGGAGAAAAATTGATTTTGGTAACGATCATCTCTCTATTTTTGGACAAGCAATGCTTGTTAGTGAAAAGTTGTATTGGTATGCTTATAGTGAGGAAGCTGGCGATTTACTTCTTAGCTTTGATTTAGGGGTTGAGAGGTTTGACGTAATTTACAATATGGACCTTGATAGGTCAGACGTGTTAGGAGTTATGAGCGGGTGTTTGAGCATTATATACTGTGATGAGTTATCAGATTTAATGGACATATTGGAACCTCCTGCAATAGTGAAATCTATTGATTTACCAAAGGGGTTGATATTAGACGAGGACTCTAAAATGACCGGGTTTACAAAGACTG GCCTTTGTCCTTGGTTGATCGGAGTGCAGGATCCATCAGGATCAGCTAGTGTTACATCATCTTGA